GCCGCCGGCCTTGACGTTGCTGGGTTCCATGCAGATCCCGAAGGGCACGGAGACCTGCCCGATCCGCAGCCGGACATGTTCGCCGTCGAGAGCGCCCTGGATGCGCTGCCAGGTGCGCTGGCCGTTGCGGTCGAACTGGTGGGCCGCCACTCGCTCGACCGCCTGACGCATGCGCTTGCCCGTAATGCGGTAGTAAATCTGAGTTGTCCGCATGGAGCGATGGCCCATCAAATCGCGCAGCACGTCAGGTGGGACGCCAGCGTCCGCATGTCGTTGGGCATAGCTGTGCCGGTAGGCGTAGGCGTAGATGGCCGCCTTGTTGAATTCGATGTCGCCGTCGGCCAGCAGCGGGGGCAGGGAATCGACCCAGACCCGGTGGAGGGAAGTGAGGGACGCTTCGGTCAGGCAGCGGGTGCCGGTGGGGCTGCGTTTCGGGGCGGGCAGCAGGGCGAGTTCGCCGAGCGGGGTGTCGGGGAAACGGTCCTGGACGAGGCGTTGTTGGGTGCGTACGACGTCTGCGGTGGCGTCCGCGATCGGCAGGCGGCGGCCGGGCCGGTTGTTCTTGTAGTCGTGGTAGATGAGGATGCTCTTGCCGTCGGCGCTGGTGGCGAGGCAGTCCCAGGGAAGACGGCAGATCTCTTCTGGGCGGCGGCCGGTGTCGATCAGGAGCTCGGTGGCGACGCGGAATGAAGGGCCGGAGCGGGCCTCCAGTTCCGGCAGGGCCTGGCAGAGCTGCGAAAGCACGCGGTCGGGCAGGGCCCGGCCGGGCTCGTCGTCGTCCGCTGGGCGGGGGATGTCCTCGGCGAGGAAGGTGAACTCCGGCGGCAGGGTTCTGGTGATGTCGCCGGGCATCCGCTTGCCCCGGTTGCGCAGGTCGTTGATGACGCGTTTGACGTTGCGGCAGTCGTTGATCCGCATGTAGAGGGTGATCTTGCCGATGCTCGTGAGGTAGGCGAGGCGGTTGAGGAAGCAGATGGCATCCTCTCGGCCGAGCCGGGCGGGGATGTCTCCGCGATCATCGGTGCGGTGCAGGCGCAGGCTCTCGGAGAGCCTGGTCATGCTGGCCACGTAGCCCTGCATGACGGAGCCGACCGATTTGCCGCGGCGGCGCGGCATTTCCTCGCTGACCCAGTACTTGACCACCTCGCGCAGCCAGGGCTGGGTGATCTTGCTGAAGTCGATGGTCTGGTTGCCCTGTCCGAAGACGGCGGCGTTCCAGGTGTCCTTGTGCCGTTCGGTCTCGGGATCGGAGGCGGCCAGGCGGGCGGCCTTGACGATGGTGGACCGCAGTGTGTCGATGCCGCGGATCGGGATGACCAGGTCCTCAAGGGTGCTGGCCTGCTGAGTGCGGGCGTGGGTGCAGAGCAGTCGCAGACGGAACATCTCGGTGATGTTCCCGGCTCGGTAGCGTTCCTGGAGGCCGATCAGGATCTCCGCGACGGCGCGGGGCGACAGGCCGCGCAGGTCGACCCGGCGGGCATCCCGTCGGGCGGGAACGCTCCGCAGCCAGTTCTCCAGATCGATTTGGGTGTCGGGGTTCTTGCGGCGCTGGGCCTGGAGCCGCTTGGTGTGTGGGAGACAGAGCCCCTCTGCCGTTTGGGTGGTGTAGCGGCGCCAGTCGCATAGGGCGACCCGGCAGAGGCCGGGGTGCGGGTAGGCGGTCAGGTCCGTGCGGGCGGTGAACTCCGCCAGGCTCTGGCCGCTTTGCTGGTAGGGCCACAGATGGGCGGTGCAGACCTTCGTCCGTGCGTTCTTGGCGGGCCTTTCGCAGTGGTGGACCGCGCAGATCGTCTCGTCCCATTCCTTGACTTCGCGGCGGTGCACTGCCTGAAACTCCTCCTTGGCCAGCCCGCTGGCCTTCCAGGTTTTGATGCAGGCGTAGCACCACGTCCTGCGGTGGGCGATCACGGTGCCGCAGCCCATGATGGTGCAAACCCGGTAGCCGACCAGCGGGTCCTCGCTGGGAGGACGCCAGCACTGCTTGTCTTCGATCCAGCCGATCTTCGTCAGGAAGTCGGTGTCCAGCTGGGCCCGCAGCCGCTTGGTGACCGACTCGTCGGCGTCTTCGGCCGGCTCGGCGACGAGCGGGGCAGCCTCGGCGGTGTGGGCCATGGTCATTCTCCTTGTCGGGGCAGGCGGGGGCTGGGGACTCGCTCGACGGCCTCGCGTAGCCGCTGGTGTGAGGGGTGAAGGTAGGGCTGGGACGAGAGCGGTGAGGCGTGACCCAACAAGTCAGCCAGTACGTCGAGTTGGCCACCGGCGGCCATGATGTTGTCCGCGAATCCGTGGCGTCCCTGGTGCGGACGGATGCGGCGGTCCAGGCGGGCCCGGCGGCTGAGCGAGGTCATCAGTTCGTTGATCGCTCCGAGTCGCATGGGGGCTCCGATGCGGCCGCGGAAGAGGTTGACCAGCAGGAAGTCGCTGTCGGCGGCTGCGGCGATCCCCGCCCGTTCGATGACGTACTGGTCGTGAGCCTGGATGAGCAGGGCGTCGACCGGGACCGCTCGGGAGCTGCGGGACTTGGCCCAGGCCCGGTTGCTGTTGTCACGGCGGACGATGTGCAGGTGGCTGCCGGGTACGGGGCAGCCCAGCGAACGCGCGTCGAGTACGAAGTGCAGGTCGGCGCGGCGCAGGCCAACGAGTTCCCCGCGGCGGATGCCGGCGCGGGCCATCAGCAGCACGATCAGCCGGTCGCGGGCCGAGCGGCAGGCCCGCACGAGCGCGACGATCTCCTCGTCACTGGCGCGGTCGACCGGGTCGTCCGGCTCGTGCAGACGGTGGCGGACCTTCGCGTAACCGCGGGGGATGCCGTACTCGCCCCGCACGTCGGCGGGCAGGTCCCGGCTGTCGCCGGTCTCGTAGAGCTGGTCGATCACCCAGGCTGGAGCTGCCCCGCTGCTGACGGCGTACTTCAGGAACTCACGGACCGCGGCCAGTACCGCGTTGACCCGGCGCGGCCCGCGAACCGGCTTCGAGCCCGGCCCGTTGAACACCGGCGTCGGCGTCCCCGTCGGCGACGGGCACCGAGGTGCGTGCCGGAGCCAGACCATGAACATGCCCAGGTGGCGTGCTCCGATCGTCCAGGCCCGACCACTCTCGGCGCACCAGCGCAGATACAGGACGGTGGCACCTGCGTATGACTCCGTGGTGGACTCCGCGCTGTCTCGGCCGAATCGCAGATGCCGCAGGAAGCCGTCCGCTGTCTCGACTACCCGCAGTTCGCCATCCAGGACGGTCCAGTACGCGACTCCGGACGGCAGCTGTACGCGGAACGACCGGAAAGCCGGGAGGAGTTGTGGGCTCATGCAATAGGAACGACATCCCCGACGTGCACGACACCCCTACAGCGGCTGTCTCACTCGGCTGAGTAAACCTGCGAACTGCGACAGTGCACGACACACTTCGCACCCCAACAGAAGTTCCTTCTCGGCGGGTGTGGGTGATCTCGATAGTCACTGAACTGGTCTTTTCTGGTGAGAGTTTGTGGTCCGTCCGCAGGGCGGACCTTGCGTTGGCAGCGGCGCTGCACCACAGGCGCGGGCCGTGAGGGACGATCGGCTCGCGGGTCGTCGCGCCCTGCGCGACGACAGGGGCTGTCGCGCCCCCGCGGGGCGCGTCCGCTGCGGTCCGGTGCCCGTCGTCGGCCGGCGGAGTCGGCCAGCGGCGGTGAACGCACCGGACCTGTCCTGCCGCCCCGAAGGGGTGTCCGCTTGGGGGTGCTGGGGGCCCGCAGGTCCGGAGGTGTTGCCCTCCCCCGGACCTGCGTGGCCCTGGTGTCAGCTGCGGTGGAGCGTGTGCTGGGTGGCCGGGTCGGCGTCGGCCAGTCCGGTCCGCTCGCGCCATGCCTGGCGAACTGCGGCGCGGAAGTTGTCCCCGTCGTCGTAGGCGAACCGGCCCCGGCGCAGGCTGCGGACGATGTCGCGGAACGTGTCCTGGTGCATCGTGGTCAGCGTGTCGTCAAGCGGGGTCAGCTCGTGCGGGAACATCGCCTGGACGCTGTCGCCGGGCTGCGGGGCACCGAGGGTGAAGAACCAGACCACGGACATGGTGGCCTCGTCCGCGAACTCGGGCCCGCTGAACGGGCCGACGACGACGGCGGGGCGGGTGTCGAGCTGGTGGCCCCGGAACCAGGGACCGGCGATCACGCGCGTCGCGGTGGGGAAGTCCTGGACGGTGGGCTTCTGGTCGGTGGTGAGCATGTCGTGTCCTGTCTGGTGAGAGGTTCCGCCGGGGCCGGTCGGCCTCGGCGGGGGCGTCGGTCGGGGGGTTGCCCTCCCCCTTCCGACGCCATTAATTAAACCATGTTCTTGGGTTTGGGTCAACCAGTCACGGCAAGTTCGCGGCGGCGCTCGGCGGCCGTCCTGACGGCGCGGGCGATGGCGCGGCCGGTCTCGATGACCCGGACGGCGGACTCATGCACCGGGGGCTTCTTGTCCTGGGTGATGATGCCCGCGAGCGGCGGCATGACGGCGGGGCCCGGAGTGATTCCGAGGATGAGCGCGGCGACGTGGGCGGCTGAGGCGACTTCGGCGGCGTGCTGGCCGGGAAGGGGGGCGTCCGCCTCGGTGATGCGTCGCCACGCGTGGCCGTACAGCAGGATGCGGGCGGCGTTGTCGGGGGCTTCCTGGGTGAAGTCGAACCCTCCGGCCTGCTCCGGGTCCTCGTGGTACTGGTCGCGGTACTGGTTCACCAAGACATCGCGGATGGCCTCGGCGGCGAGCAGGGCGGCGGCGGGCGGCTCGTAGGCGTCGCCGTCGGTCTGGCTGATGTCGAAAACCGGCCCAGCCTTGAAGCCGGACACCTTGCGCGTCTCACCCTCGGCGGCCTCGCTGGCAGCCTCTCGCTGCCCGCCGTCGGTGGCTGTGGCCGTGGCGTCCTGGGCCCCCTCGGGCCGCTGCTTGATCGGCGTCCAGATGCGGAGGGAGGTGGACCCCTTGACCGGGAAGCGTCCGGCCTTTCGCCAGTCTCCGGAGCTGAGTACGTGGGTGGCATTGGGGTGCTGGGCGGCGATGGCGATGCAGTTGGTGGGGCTGCGGTCGTCGCGGTCCGGGTGGGTCAGGTTCGTGGCCGTACGCATGACGGTGGCCCAGAATTTTTCGCTGGCGACCATCGCGCCGTACGCGCGATCCATGACGGCTTCGAGTTCACCGCGCATCTTGGCGCTGTAGGCGCGGCGCTCTTCGTCGGTCATCTTCGGCTTGCGGGGCATGTCTGGGTCCTCCTGGTGAGAGATAGGCGTCCGGGGCCGACCGGCCTCGCGGTGTTCGGTCGGGGGGTCACCCTCCCCCTTCCGACATCACTAATTAAACCATGTTCTTAGGATTGAGTCAACCCGGATATATGCTCTGACCTGCTCTTTTCCTGTGCCACCGGCCCGCACCCGCTCGGCCGGGCCCGGCCACAACGGGCCTGGGCGGGGTTCCCTCCTCGGTCGGACAGCTCCGCCGTACCAGGGTTCCGGGCGCGGTGTCCTGGCTCGCGCAGCGACCGCGCAGCGGCTCGGCCTGGACGCCGTGCCCGGGTTCCTGGTACGCCCCCTGGGTGTCCGGCCGAGGAGGGAACCCCGCCTTCACCCGCACCACAACGACGCCGCACCCAACCAACAAGCCCCCACCCCCTCCGAGAGAGGACCCGCCGGAGGCACAGATCTCTGAGGCCGGCACCCCGGCATCACCACAAGGCGAACTACACGGCGGACTTCCCACCCGCCCACAACCTCGTCGGGCCGAGACAGGAAGGACCCCCTTCCGGGTCGGGGCCCTTCCTTGTCTCAGCCCTCAGACGAGCCATATGGAGTATGCAGCGGAGCGCTTCCGCTGGCCGGCTGTGATGATGGCGGCGTCGTCAAGTCCGAGGAGTTGCGATGGCCAGAAAGCGCTCAAGTAAGGCGCGGAACGAAATCGCCGGTCTTGGTCTAGCGAAGAAGGCGCGTGGTAAGCAGGGGGTGCGCCGGGCGAAGATCGCAGGCGCCCTTCGCGAAGGTAGTGCCAGCGGCCGGTTGAACGAGAGGTACTTGGTTGCGGCGGTCTCGGTAGCTCTGGATTCCAGCGGGCAGTGCACGAAGGCAAAACCATGGAAGCCGATGGGCCCAATCCTTGATGACAAAGGGCTCAAGTTTTGCTGTGAACACAGGCCCCGGCATTGCTCCGGCTACATCAGCGTCTCCGAATCTGAGGAGGTGTTGCGGTCATGAATGCCGCCCTCGCCCTAGCTGTGGGCCTCATCGGAGCAGTGCTCGCGTGGGTGGCGCTCTACGTGCATTGGGTGGTTGCAGCGGCAGTCCTGGTGATCTTCGTAATTCTGGGAGTGGCTCTGTTCATGCACGGAAAGTCGACTATCCGCAGCGCCCCCCAAGAGTCGGTCGGCTGGTTGGAAGCAGGGCTCGCTCTCCGCTACGGTGCCATCGCGTCAGCTGGCGCTTGCGTCGTGGTTATCCTCGGCATTCTCCTGGCCGAACGAACTGACTGGAGCGCGCAGGCCAACGCCATTATTGGCGCTTTCAGCGGAGCGTTGACGACATTCATTGGAGCGCTCGTTGTCGACAAGGCTAAGACTGCCGACGCCGTTTGGATGAGCGCACCGATCCGGAAGGCGTTTCAGGAGACCTTCGGTGAGAACACCTTCGAGAAGGGGAGCGACGGAGAGTATGCACTGAATAACATCTCCGGCGATTGGGGTCGAGACGACCGGAGCCAGCGGGCTGAAGAGATCGCCGCCGCACTGAAGGACCAGGCCGACTCGCCCTAGCTGGTGCGGGCGGCGGTGTGCCATGCCTCCGTCGCGCGGGTGCGGCCCTTGGTCGCGCGGAGCGCGACGGACAGTGCCGTCGTGCCCGAAGGGCACGCCCTTCGGCCCGGCGTCCGGACGGGGCGGGAGGGCCGCCCGCGGCCCGGACGCTTCGGCCGGCTGCGAGCCGGGCCAGGCTGAGCCGTCCCGGAGGGAGGCCCTTCGTACGGGGGCCGGTGAGCGGGGCCGGCCGCCGACGCGGTCGGGCCCGGACGGCGGTGGGCGGAGCGTGGGGTGGGCGGCTCGATGCCGTCCACCCCACGGCCCGGCGGCCGGGGTCCGGCCGGGCCGTGGCTCCCGCCCGGCCGGGGCCTGTTACGCGGCGACCGGTTCGCGTGCGGCGGCGCGGCACCGGGTGAGTACCGTCTGTGCGGTCTCGCCGTAGATGCTGTGGTCCTTGACCGTGCCGGTCAGCTCGACCTCGTCGCCCTGGTCGGGGATGTCGGCGGCGCTGCTGAACCAGACGAACACGTTGCCCTGCGGGTCCTGGAACTTCACCAGTCGGCGGCGCTGGGTGTGGTAGCCGTACGTCCGGCCCTCCAGCTCGATCACGGTGGTGACGGTGGCGGGGGTGGTGATGCGCTCGCCCACGGTGCCCTGCGGCTTGCTGTTCTGGGCGGCCCGCTCGGTGGCCTCCTTCTCCTGGTCGCGGTACCACCCCGCGATGGCGGACACGAGCGTCGGCAGGTGGCGCGGGTCAACGGTCTCGCCCTTCGCCAACTGACCCACCTTGTGTCGGTAGTCGGAGAGGCTGCCGTATCCCTGGACGGCCCACGCCCGGACGGCGGCGGCGGTGGTCGGCGCGTCGGGGTCGGCGTCGATGGCGGCCCGCCACTCCATCGGGGCCTTGCGGTCGAAGAAGTACGCTTCGACGCCGTCGGCGGTCGGCTGGGTGTTCTTCCACTGCTCGGACCGGCTGTAGAAGCGGCCCTCCGTGTTCACGATGGCGGCGGTCACCCGCAGGACCTCGGCCACCGGGACGCGGAGATCGGCCGGGATGCCGCCCTCTTCGCCGTCCCAATCGGAGTCCTTCAGCGTGCCGAACCGCCACAGGGCCTCAAGGCCCTTGATCGGCAGGCCGGTGTACGGCTCGACGCACGTGGTGCCCAACTGCCGCATCTCGCCGTTCTCGTGGCGGGCGAGATAGGTGGCGGTGCGGTGACGGGCGACGGCGCACCCGTGGCAGAAGTTCTCGATGGCGCGGTACTGGCGCGCAGCCTCGGCGTCCTGCTCGGGCAGACCGGGGAACAGGCTGGTGATCGTCTCGCCCTCCGCGTCGTGGTCCAGACGGGCAATGACGGTCCAGCCGTGGTGACGGGGGATGTCACCGGAGATCGTCACGGTGACGGTGGGCCGCTTGCCGATCAGGCGTCCGTCAGTGTCGTGATAGTCGGCCAGAAAGGGCGCGGAGATGTCGAGCATGTACGCGCTGAGGTGGTGGACGGCGGCGCGGGCGTTGGTGGCCTCGACAAGCTGACGGACGCGGGACTGGGCCGTGGCCGGGATGGAAAACCGCATGGCTGCGCTGGTCATCGTGGGTGCTCCTGCTGGTGAGAGAGGAATCGAGCGCCCGGCCGGGCGGGTTGCCCTCCGCGTACGGCCGGGGTCGGGCCGGCTGGCGGCCCGTGGGACCGGAGGGGGGTTACCCCCCCCCGACACCATTAATTAAACCATGTTTTTGGCTGTGGGGCAAGCATCCCGACCGGGGATGTCGAGTGCGGCGCGATCGCGCAGGAACGCGGCGAACAGGGCGGCGGTGTAGCTGTCGGCGGTGCCGTACGTGCGGCGGCAGTCCAGCGCGCCGATGCGCTCGCCACGGTGACGGACGGGGAACGGCTGGCCGGGGGCCGGGATAGCGAGCGCATACAGCCCGCGCGGGGTGTCCACGCGCAGGACGACGGCGGCGGCCTCGTGGTCGTAGGCGGCAGACCAGCGGGCGGGGCCGATGCCGAACTCCGCGAGTCCGCCCGCGATGGCGCGGGCCTGCATGATGTCGGCGGTGGTGCTGGGGTCGGGCTCGGCCGGGGCGGGGACGCATCCGCAACCGTGGTCGTCGGCGTGGGTCTCGAACAAAGCTGTACGGCTCACTGTGGGGCTCCTAGAGGTGCCGGGGGCGGGCGTTTCCCGCCCCCGGCGTCGGGCGGCTGAGGTGGTTAGGCGGCGGCTTCGTCGTCGCTGGCCGGGTCGTCGGCTTCCTCGGCCTCCGGCTCGCCCGCCTCCTCGTCGGTGCCGGGCTCCTGCTTGGCCTCCGGCTCGCTGCCGGACGTGATCGCGGCGCGGGGCTTCTTCTTCGACGGGTCGTAGGGCTCCTCGTCCATGACCGACTGCTCAATGGGTGTGAGCGGGTACCCGAGGGACGCGAGCACCTGGAACCACCGGCCGGTGGGCTTCCGCGTCCACGGGGCGTGCTGGCTGTCCGTCCGCCATGCCGGCCGGTTTGCGCACTTCTCCCGGACGGCGGCGATGGCGGCGAACTGGAGCTGAGGGGCCCGGCGCGGGTCCTTGGCGACGTGCCCGGCGAAACTGCCTCGGTCCTTGGCCTGCTCGGCGTTCAGCCCCAGGAATCCGGCCAGGATCTCCGTGGTGCCCTCCTTGTTCAGGTCGTCGGAGATACCCCAACTGCCGTTCAGCAGAGCATTATTGACGTGCCCGATCAGGGTGTTGGTGGCGTTCTTCGGGAGGTTGCGCCGCTTGATCAGGTCCGTGATCCACTTCCGGCGCAGGGCCTCGGCCGCGTCCCAGTCGATGTTCCCCTTCTTGACGGCGGCGCGGGCGGCGCGCTCGGCCTCCTTGTCGGCGGTGGTCATCGTGCCGCCGCTGGCGCTGGCACCCTCGGGCACCGTGTGCCCGTACAGGCCGGGGGCGGAGCAGTAAGGCTCGTACCGGTCCCCCCGCCGCTCATCGAACACCCAGACAAGCCCTTTGCACTCGGCGTGTTCCTCGGCGCTGATGCCGCGCAGTCGCCACACGGGCATGGCGCGCTCCGACAGTTCCTCGGTGTCCCTGATCTTCTGCCCGGCCGCCTCCAGCTCCGCACGGTGCGCCTCCGCCTTGTTCCGCTTGTCGCGCTTGGTCCGCTCGATGGCGATGGCCCAGTCAACGTCTCCCTCGTCGGCGTCGTCCTCGGCGGCGGCCTCGGTGATCGCGGCGAGTGCTTCGGCGTCGTCGGCAAACTCCGAGAGCGCGGCCAGGTGCTCGAAAGTCCACTCGTAGCTGCCCGCGCCGCTGACGGCGGCGCTCAGCTTCTCGTCAGACCTGACCTTGACCAGCGTCTTGACGTCCTTCTGCCGCACGCCTGCGGCCTTGGCGATTCGGCCGACCTGCGCGCCCGCCTCGGCGGCGCTGAACATGGCCTGGTTCATCTCGGACGTGGTGAGGCTCTTACGGTGCTGAGCGGTCGTGATCATGTCGAGGAACTGCCCGGCCGCGTCGCGGTCGTCGTCCTCCCACTCGTACGGCAGGTGGGTAAGACCTGCGTCAGTCGCTGCGTGGTAGCGACGGTTTCCGTCGTTGACCTGGAGGACTCCGCCGTCGAGTCGCTGAATCTTGACGGGGATGCGGCACCCCTCGGTGCGGAGCGAGTCCACGAACGGCGCGTTGAGGTCCAGGTCTTCGCGGGCGTTCTTCGGGTGCGGGGTGAGCGCGTCGATCCGGATCACGGGGCGGGGGGTGACCGGAACGGCCTCCAACCCTGCGGCGATGGCGGCGGCCAGCCGCTGGAACCCGTCGATGATCTGCGGCACGTCGCCGTGGGTCCGCACGACGTACAGCGGCTCCACGACGCCGTTGTCCTTCACGTCGGCCAGCAGATCGGCCGGGGCCTCGATCTCACGGACATTGCCGGGGTGCGCGGCGAGTTCGGCGACCGTGAGGGTCGGCCACGGGGCAGGGGCGGTCTGGACGCCGGCCTGGGTCTTGGTGTTCGTCATCGGTCCTTCTCTTTCTGGTGAGAGTTCGTCGGGCCGTTCGGCCCGGTGACGGTGCGGGTCGGGGGGTTGCCCTCCCCCTTCCGACACCATTAATTAAACCATGTTCTTGAGGGTGGGGCAACCGGGGATGCTGTGATCGCCGCCACTCGGGTACTGAGCTGCGGCGGTACGGATCATCGCGGCGGCCTCGGCGGTGGTCCGCTCGGGCTCATCCCCCCAGCACCACAACAGGGTTCGCCGGTAGGCGTCTTCCGTGAGCCGCAGCTTTCGCCACCGGACGCCGGACACGGGGTGGCCGTTGGCGTGGTTGCTGAGCACCACAAGGGAGTCGAACAGAGCGCGCTGGAAGATGTCCCACGGTTCACCGCGTACTGACCAGCGGGGCCGGACGGAGCGCACGCCGCGTTCCCATGCGTGCAGCACGGTGCACGGGGCGGTGTCGCCAATCCGGCCGGGCTGCCATAGGTGGTCACCCTGGTAGAGCCCGACGCGTTCGATGTGGTTGGCAGCGGCCGTGAGGATGCGGGCGGGGGTGGCCGGGGGCTTTCGAGCGGGCACGGTCATGCCTCCTGGGGTAGGGCGCGGACTCGGCGGCCGGGGGCGGCGGACGGCCGCCCCCAGCCTCAATGGGGCTACGCGGCTATGGACCCGGCCGTGGTGCGGCCGATCCGCTTGCCGCCGATGTCGGCACGGCTGCCCGCCATCCATCCGGCTCCGTATCCGTTGCCGGTCATGGTGGTGGTGCCGCCCTTCCGCGCACGGGGGTACGCCTGCTGATAGCTGCGCGAGACGACGGCCTTGCGGTCCGCGAGCACGAGGGCCGCGCTGCGGCCGGTGGCAGTGGTCTCGCCCCTGACCTCTTCGCGTGCGCCGCGCTCGGCTTCCTCGATGCGGTCGCCCACCCGGTTGATGAAGCCGAGGAGCCAGGACCGACGCCAGGCACGCGCACCCTGGCCCGGCGGGACCGACTGAGCGGCCAGTCCGCCGTTCATCTGGAGCAGAAGAGAGGTGTAGAGCAGTTCGACACGCTGAAGGTCGCTCGCATACCCGAAGATGTGTACCCGGCGCGCCGGGCCGCTGCCATCCCGGCCAAGGTGGATCAGCTCGCAGCCGAGGGCGAGCGCAATGCGGTTGATGAGGCGGACCCGCTCCATCGCCCACGGGTTATCCAGAACGATCTTGCGGTCCGTCGGGGCGTCGCTGGCCGGGTTGGCGTCGTTGAGCATCGCCTGTTCGACGCCGTACTTCGCCATCATCTCGAACGCCCGCTTCCGGGCCAACTCCGCCTCCGACTCCGGCGTGCGGGGGTCCTCCGCCTTGGCAAGCAGGGCGCGGATGGTTTCGAGCTTCGCGGGTGCCTTCGTGGTGCTCACGTTCGTTCTCCTGGTGAGAGATGTTGTCGGCGGCCGATCGGCCTACCGGTGCCGGTCGGGGGTTGCCCTCCCCTTCCGACATGGCTAATTAAACCATGTTCTAGGGGTTGGGTCAACCCGGATAACGGCTCTGACCTGGCCTTTTCTCGC
This sequence is a window from Streptomyces sp. NBC_01217. Protein-coding genes within it:
- a CDS encoding ParB N-terminal domain-containing protein is translated as MTNTKTQAGVQTAPAPWPTLTVAELAAHPGNVREIEAPADLLADVKDNGVVEPLYVVRTHGDVPQIIDGFQRLAAAIAAGLEAVPVTPRPVIRIDALTPHPKNAREDLDLNAPFVDSLRTEGCRIPVKIQRLDGGVLQVNDGNRRYHAATDAGLTHLPYEWEDDDRDAAGQFLDMITTAQHRKSLTTSEMNQAMFSAAEAGAQVGRIAKAAGVRQKDVKTLVKVRSDEKLSAAVSGAGSYEWTFEHLAALSEFADDAEALAAITEAAAEDDADEGDVDWAIAIERTKRDKRNKAEAHRAELEAAGQKIRDTEELSERAMPVWRLRGISAEEHAECKGLVWVFDERRGDRYEPYCSAPGLYGHTVPEGASASGGTMTTADKEAERAARAAVKKGNIDWDAAEALRRKWITDLIKRRNLPKNATNTLIGHVNNALLNGSWGISDDLNKEGTTEILAGFLGLNAEQAKDRGSFAGHVAKDPRRAPQLQFAAIAAVREKCANRPAWRTDSQHAPWTRKPTGRWFQVLASLGYPLTPIEQSVMDEEPYDPSKKKPRAAITSGSEPEAKQEPGTDEEAGEPEAEEADDPASDDEAAA
- a CDS encoding tyrosine-type recombinase/integrase translates to MSPQLLPAFRSFRVQLPSGVAYWTVLDGELRVVETADGFLRHLRFGRDSAESTTESYAGATVLYLRWCAESGRAWTIGARHLGMFMVWLRHAPRCPSPTGTPTPVFNGPGSKPVRGPRRVNAVLAAVREFLKYAVSSGAAPAWVIDQLYETGDSRDLPADVRGEYGIPRGYAKVRHRLHEPDDPVDRASDEEIVALVRACRSARDRLIVLLMARAGIRRGELVGLRRADLHFVLDARSLGCPVPGSHLHIVRRDNSNRAWAKSRSSRAVPVDALLIQAHDQYVIERAGIAAAADSDFLLVNLFRGRIGAPMRLGAINELMTSLSRRARLDRRIRPHQGRHGFADNIMAAGGQLDVLADLLGHASPLSSQPYLHPSHQRLREAVERVPSPRLPRQGE
- a CDS encoding tyrosine-type recombinase/integrase, which encodes MAHTAEAAPLVAEPAEDADESVTKRLRAQLDTDFLTKIGWIEDKQCWRPPSEDPLVGYRVCTIMGCGTVIAHRRTWCYACIKTWKASGLAKEEFQAVHRREVKEWDETICAVHHCERPAKNARTKVCTAHLWPYQQSGQSLAEFTARTDLTAYPHPGLCRVALCDWRRYTTQTAEGLCLPHTKRLQAQRRKNPDTQIDLENWLRSVPARRDARRVDLRGLSPRAVAEILIGLQERYRAGNITEMFRLRLLCTHARTQQASTLEDLVIPIRGIDTLRSTIVKAARLAASDPETERHKDTWNAAVFGQGNQTIDFSKITQPWLREVVKYWVSEEMPRRRGKSVGSVMQGYVASMTRLSESLRLHRTDDRGDIPARLGREDAICFLNRLAYLTSIGKITLYMRINDCRNVKRVINDLRNRGKRMPGDITRTLPPEFTFLAEDIPRPADDDEPGRALPDRVLSQLCQALPELEARSGPSFRVATELLIDTGRRPEEICRLPWDCLATSADGKSILIYHDYKNNRPGRRLPIADATADVVRTQQRLVQDRFPDTPLGELALLPAPKRSPTGTRCLTEASLTSLHRVWVDSLPPLLADGDIEFNKAAIYAYAYRHSYAQRHADAGVPPDVLRDLMGHRSMRTTQIYYRITGKRMRQAVERVAAHQFDRNGQRTWQRIQGALDGEHVRLRIGQVSVPFGICMEPSNVKAGGHACPFRFRCLGCGHFRTDASYLPELKDYLNTLLRDRERVLAAGELDPWARTEAAPSDTEISKLRQLIHRVEDSMDDLTDEDREQIREAATTLRRTRQVVDLGMPVIGSFIDQTRNEHRP
- a CDS encoding DUF6197 family protein, which translates into the protein MTVPARKPPATPARILTAAANHIERVGLYQGDHLWQPGRIGDTAPCTVLHAWERGVRSVRPRWSVRGEPWDIFQRALFDSLVVLSNHANGHPVSGVRWRKLRLTEDAYRRTLLWCWGDEPERTTAEAAAMIRTAAAQYPSGGDHSIPGCPTLKNMV
- a CDS encoding DUF2786 domain-containing protein: MSTTKAPAKLETIRALLAKAEDPRTPESEAELARKRAFEMMAKYGVEQAMLNDANPASDAPTDRKIVLDNPWAMERVRLINRIALALGCELIHLGRDGSGPARRVHIFGYASDLQRVELLYTSLLLQMNGGLAAQSVPPGQGARAWRRSWLLGFINRVGDRIEEAERGAREEVRGETTATGRSAALVLADRKAVVSRSYQQAYPRARKGGTTTMTGNGYGAGWMAGSRADIGGKRIGRTTAGSIAA
- a CDS encoding DUF6409 family protein, whose protein sequence is MLTTDQKPTVQDFPTATRVIAGPWFRGHQLDTRPAVVVGPFSGPEFADEATMSVVWFFTLGAPQPGDSVQAMFPHELTPLDDTLTTMHQDTFRDIVRSLRRGRFAYDDGDNFRAAVRQAWRERTGLADADPATQHTLHRS